A region of Pongo pygmaeus isolate AG05252 chromosome 15, NHGRI_mPonPyg2-v2.0_pri, whole genome shotgun sequence DNA encodes the following proteins:
- the LOC129012385 gene encoding uncharacterized protein LOC129012385, with translation MPSPCGAATGGELCGGAGRGAGRAVDDHHHLHHTLPAKRVLQCHRHLLQGEVDLLLSGGPEADHRPRLQEHDQAGGLGPPSAGCQGPPRPHTRAVGHAQPPPRPHLPPDLTALNPMALWPRSRPLTPDTPPFQTLCIAGLAQTSAAWCMQGAGDQVSPQQDVPALQTARCSHKRRQQPASQAPTQAGAGPGANPVHASLLNTGVVSRW, from the exons ATGCCTAGTCCATGTGG AGCTGCAACTGGAGGAGAGCTGTGCGGAGGCGCAGGACGGGGAGCTGGACGGGCTGTGGACGACCATCACCATCTTCATCACACTCTTCCTGCTAAGCGTGTGCTACAGTGCCACCGTCACCTTCTTCAAG GTGAAGTGGATCTTCTCCTCAGTGGTGGACCTGAAGCAGACCATCGTCCCCGACTACAGGAACATGATCAGGCAGGGGGCCTAGGGCCACCCTCTGCGGGGTGTCAAGGGCCACCCAGACCCCACACAAGAGCCGTGGGCCATGCTCAGCCACCACCCAGGCCACACCTGCCCCCTGACCTCACCGCCCTCAACCCCATGGCTCTCTGGCCTCGCAGTCGCCCTCTGACCCCTGACACGCCCCCCTTCCAGACCTTGTGCATAGCAGGTCTAGCCCAGACCTCCGCTGCTTGGTGCATGCAGGGCGCTGGGGACCAGGTGTCCCCTCAGCAGGACGTCCCTGCCCTCCAGACCGCCAGGTGCTCACACAAAAGGAGGCAGCAACCGGCATCCCAGGCCCCCACTCAGGCAGGAGCTGGCCCTGGAGCCAACCCCGTCCACGCCAGCCTCCTGAACACAGGCGTGGTTTCCAGATGGTGA